The Salana multivorans genome window below encodes:
- a CDS encoding alpha-amylase family glycosyl hydrolase has translation MTNAATPWWRDAVFYQVYPRSFADANGDGEGDLAGLVAHLDAIAALGVDALWLTPFYPSPMVDGGYDVADYTDVDPRYGDLGDVDRLLAAAHAAGLRVTIDLVPNHCSSEHAWFRAAVAAAPGSPERARFLVRDGRGPDGAEPPTNWGSVFSGASWTRLPDGQWYYHLFDPTQPDLNWDDPAVPEEFERILRFWLDCGVDGFRIDVSDALVKDFDAGDTPDGSPVIPKGADSPLHEHYRRFRRVMDDYDGDRMAVLETGAPAEDVALLLRPDEMHLAFDLALTRARWSAPALREAVEEGLAVSRLSGAPATWVIENHDLPRAVTRYGNDVELAGEYVPEVEEELPEPADAAAVLARGTRRARAAAVLLCALPGAVYLYQGQELGLPEVEDLPDEVRQDPVFHRTGGAARGRDGCRVPLPWADAEPPYGFGPAGSSPWLPQPEVFADLTRERQEHDPGSMLALYRELLAVRRATPVLRRGTLDWLPGDDDHVLTFRLTLDGEGAGEGEGAGGSAVVVVNTGTDPVALPPGEVVAASVPIDDLLAPGGALPGDAAAVVLR, from the coding sequence GTGACCAACGCAGCGACGCCGTGGTGGCGTGACGCCGTCTTCTACCAGGTCTACCCGCGCTCGTTCGCCGACGCGAACGGCGACGGCGAGGGCGACCTCGCCGGCCTCGTCGCGCACCTCGACGCGATCGCCGCGCTCGGCGTCGACGCGCTGTGGCTCACGCCGTTCTACCCCTCGCCGATGGTGGACGGCGGGTACGACGTCGCCGACTACACCGACGTCGACCCGCGCTACGGCGACCTCGGGGACGTCGACCGGCTGCTCGCCGCCGCGCACGCGGCCGGGCTGCGCGTGACGATCGACCTCGTGCCGAACCACTGCTCCAGCGAGCACGCCTGGTTCCGCGCCGCGGTCGCCGCCGCGCCCGGCTCGCCCGAGCGGGCCCGGTTCCTCGTCCGCGACGGGCGCGGCCCCGACGGCGCCGAGCCGCCGACGAACTGGGGCAGCGTCTTCTCCGGCGCTTCGTGGACGCGGCTGCCCGACGGTCAGTGGTACTACCACCTGTTCGACCCGACGCAGCCCGACCTGAACTGGGACGACCCGGCGGTGCCCGAGGAGTTCGAGCGCATCCTGCGGTTCTGGCTCGACTGCGGCGTCGACGGGTTCCGGATCGACGTCTCGGACGCGCTGGTCAAGGACTTCGACGCCGGCGACACCCCCGACGGCTCGCCCGTCATCCCTAAGGGCGCCGACTCGCCGCTGCACGAGCACTACCGCCGGTTCCGCCGCGTGATGGACGACTACGACGGCGACCGGATGGCGGTCCTGGAGACGGGTGCCCCCGCCGAGGACGTCGCGCTGCTCCTGCGGCCGGACGAGATGCACCTCGCCTTCGACCTCGCGCTGACCCGAGCCCGGTGGAGCGCACCGGCGCTGCGCGAGGCGGTCGAGGAGGGGCTCGCCGTCTCGCGCCTGTCCGGCGCGCCGGCGACCTGGGTGATCGAGAACCACGACCTGCCGCGCGCCGTCACCCGGTACGGGAACGACGTCGAGCTGGCGGGGGAGTACGTGCCCGAGGTCGAGGAGGAGCTGCCGGAGCCGGCCGACGCTGCCGCCGTGCTCGCGCGGGGGACCCGGCGCGCCCGCGCGGCCGCCGTGCTCCTGTGCGCGCTGCCCGGCGCGGTCTACCTGTACCAGGGCCAGGAGCTGGGGCTGCCGGAGGTCGAGGACCTGCCCGACGAGGTGCGCCAGGACCCGGTCTTCCACCGCACGGGCGGGGCGGCGCGGGGCCGGGACGGCTGCCGCGTGCCACTGCCGTGGGCCGACGCGGAACCGCCGTACGGGTTCGGCCCCGCCGGGTCGTCGCCGTGGCTGCCGCAGCCCGAGGTGTTCGCCGACCTCACGCGCGAGCGTCAGGAGCACGACCCCGGTTCGATGCTCGCGCTGTACCGCGAGCTGCTGGCGGTGCGCCGGGCCACGCCGGTGCTGCGCCGCGGCACCCTCGACTGGCTCCCCGGCGACGACGACCACGTCCTGACCTTCCGCCTCACGCTCGACGGTGAGGGCGCCGGCGAGGGGGAGGGCGCCGGGGGCAGCGCCGTCGTCGTCGTCAACACGGGCACCGACCCGGTCGCGCTGCCGCCCGGCGAGGTCGTCGCGGCCAGCGTGCCGATCGACGATCTCCTCGCCCCGGGCGGCGCGCTGCCCGGCGACGCGGCCGCCGTCGTCCTGCGGTAG
- a CDS encoding alpha-amylase family glycosyl hydrolase: MTTPRTQPHTPALVHPDWCRNASIYQVNTRNFTQEGTLAAAAEHLERIRDLGPSIVWLMPVHEIGVEGRKGGLGSPYAVRDFYSVSPELGTVDDLRALVDRAHDLGLRVILDWVGNHTSWDSVLREQHPEFYALDEDGNPQPTMWYDWDDIVDLDYNVPAVADYMVDAMTYWVREVGIDGYRCDTAGLVPTWFWARARAALEEIKPVFMLAEWESRDLHDDAFDASYGWSWNSSLHEIAMGRADLTPLRTYYAWNDKFYPRDAIRMLFVTNHDKNSWEGTEYEQFGDALEAAIVLSVATAGIPLVYNGQEAGNDRRLDFFDRDPIQWREHRMGEFYRVLLALKTRTRALDAGAWGGRMIEVRTSDPHCVLAFARSSGPDGVLTVVNLSPHEREVELRSGPVAGRWVPLEIDAERAADLPADGVTLEPGSTITLPAWGWTVLLRG, translated from the coding sequence ATGACCACCCCCCGCACCCAGCCCCACACGCCGGCCCTCGTCCACCCCGACTGGTGCCGCAACGCGTCGATCTACCAGGTCAACACGCGCAACTTCACCCAGGAGGGGACGCTCGCGGCCGCCGCCGAGCACCTCGAGCGGATCCGCGACCTCGGGCCGAGCATCGTGTGGCTCATGCCGGTGCACGAGATCGGCGTCGAGGGCCGCAAGGGCGGACTCGGCAGCCCGTACGCCGTGCGGGACTTCTACTCGGTCAGCCCTGAGCTGGGCACGGTCGATGACCTGCGGGCCCTGGTGGACCGCGCGCACGACCTCGGGCTGCGCGTCATCCTCGACTGGGTCGGGAACCACACGTCGTGGGACAGCGTGCTGCGCGAGCAGCACCCCGAGTTCTACGCGCTCGACGAGGACGGCAACCCCCAGCCGACCATGTGGTACGACTGGGACGACATCGTCGACCTCGACTACAACGTCCCCGCCGTCGCCGACTACATGGTCGACGCGATGACCTACTGGGTGCGCGAGGTGGGCATCGACGGCTACCGGTGCGACACCGCCGGACTCGTCCCGACGTGGTTCTGGGCCCGCGCCCGCGCCGCGCTCGAGGAGATCAAGCCGGTCTTCATGCTGGCGGAGTGGGAGTCGCGCGACCTGCACGACGACGCCTTCGACGCCAGCTACGGCTGGTCGTGGAACAGCTCGCTGCACGAGATCGCGATGGGCAGGGCCGACCTGACGCCGCTGCGCACGTACTACGCGTGGAACGACAAGTTCTACCCGCGGGACGCGATCCGGATGCTGTTCGTGACGAACCACGACAAGAACTCGTGGGAGGGAACCGAGTACGAGCAGTTCGGCGACGCGCTCGAGGCCGCGATCGTCCTCTCGGTCGCGACCGCCGGCATCCCGCTCGTCTACAACGGCCAGGAGGCGGGCAACGACCGCCGGCTCGACTTCTTCGACCGCGACCCGATCCAGTGGCGCGAGCACCGGATGGGGGAGTTCTACCGCGTCCTGCTCGCGCTCAAGACCCGGACCCGCGCGCTCGACGCCGGCGCCTGGGGCGGCCGGATGATCGAGGTGCGCACCTCCGACCCGCACTGCGTGCTGGCCTTCGCGCGCTCCAGCGGACCGGACGGCGTCCTCACGGTCGTCAACCTCTCGCCGCACGAGCGCGAGGTCGAGCTGCGCTCGGGTCCGGTGGCCGGCCGCTGGGTGCCGCTCGAGATCGACGCCGAGCGCGCGGCCGACCTTCCGGCGGACGGGGTGACGCTCGAACCGGGCTCGACCATCACCCTGCCGGCCTGGGGCTGGACGGTGCTGCTGCGCGGGTAA
- a CDS encoding biotin/lipoyl-binding protein, whose protein sequence is MLAVPLAVAVVLALWALAISPVTSAEPPAPVISEVLSATPDAAITTTATLIEAPSVPIRSSSSGLVTRVLVEGGVPVGQGDVLLEVDGASVVAYLAETPLHRDLEPGASGADVAVAERLLVDLGYLDVADESLDQGAAEAIRTFNDDHGWGQGSTLVLHSLVWIPRWVGPPEVVLVEPGERIEPQTELYSAPDGADAIAVDIERAPTDRTVTVGTASVLLAAGEDEIHDAGAVAALAEVMGDETSVIASVTLREPSTVGAVPASAIVADDRGSFCYFPDVTGSPISVTVTTGRTGVVYIDASQIGSPVLVNPRETRAELACG, encoded by the coding sequence GTGCTCGCGGTCCCGCTCGCCGTTGCGGTCGTCCTGGCTCTCTGGGCTCTGGCGATCTCGCCCGTGACGTCGGCGGAACCACCCGCGCCGGTCATCTCGGAGGTGCTCAGCGCGACGCCCGACGCAGCCATCACGACGACGGCCACACTGATCGAGGCACCGTCCGTGCCGATCCGCAGCTCGTCCTCGGGGCTCGTCACGAGGGTGCTCGTCGAGGGGGGTGTTCCGGTGGGCCAGGGGGACGTCCTGCTCGAGGTCGACGGGGCATCCGTGGTCGCGTATCTCGCTGAGACACCGCTTCACCGTGATCTCGAACCAGGGGCGAGCGGGGCGGACGTTGCTGTCGCGGAGCGCCTCCTCGTCGACCTCGGGTACCTGGACGTCGCCGACGAGAGTCTCGACCAGGGCGCGGCCGAGGCGATTCGCACCTTCAACGACGACCACGGGTGGGGCCAGGGCTCGACCCTGGTGCTTCACTCGCTTGTCTGGATACCGCGCTGGGTCGGTCCGCCCGAGGTCGTCCTCGTCGAGCCCGGCGAACGGATCGAGCCTCAGACGGAGCTCTACTCCGCCCCGGACGGCGCGGACGCGATAGCCGTGGACATCGAGCGAGCGCCGACCGATCGGACCGTCACCGTTGGGACGGCATCTGTTCTCCTGGCAGCGGGAGAAGACGAGATCCACGATGCTGGCGCCGTCGCCGCCCTGGCGGAGGTGATGGGCGACGAGACCTCGGTCATCGCCTCGGTCACGCTTCGGGAGCCGTCAACGGTGGGAGCCGTCCCGGCGAGCGCCATCGTCGCGGACGACAGGGGCAGCTTCTGCTACTTCCCGGACGTGACAGGTAGCCCCATCTCCGTCACCGTGACCACGGGACGCACCGGTGTCGTCTACATCGATGCGTCGCAGATCGGGTCGCCTGTGCTCGTCAATCCACGCGAGACCAGAGCAGAGCTCGCGTGCGGCTGA